The DNA segment ACGTGTACGAGCCTCATCCCATTCCTATCCTTGCCCGAGCTTATCGCCAGGATCTGGGCGTCATGGTTGAACTTCATCTGGCCCGTCTCGGTCGTGAGGTTCTCGATCGTCTTCAGCGGCTTCCTCTTCCCCCCGAGGAACTCGTCCCTCTTGTACACGTTCACGATGCcgctgctggagcctgtggcgAAGTAAGAGCTGTCCTGCGAGGTGCAGAGGGAAAGGCCTGACAGGGAGCCCTCGTCGACAGACTTGTGCATACACTTCCTTGTTCTGAGATCCCAGTGGTAAACATGGCCATCCCCGCCGCTGCTCAGTAGCTGGTTCCCACCATCCGCAAAGGCCAGCGAACGCACGTTACCATTCATCTTGAGGGTTCCAATGAGCTGCTTGGTTTTGGAAGATATCAGGAGGATGTACCCCTCGTTACCGATAAACGCAATGGTTCTCGAATCAGGTGATATCTCAAAGCTCTCCAGGCTTTTCTCTTCACGCCCAGTCAAGGGTCCAATCTTACTAACAGCAGCTTTCACCAGATCAAATGAGTAGAAGAACTTCCTCCTGCCGGAAAGGATCACCTCAGAGCCATCAGGTAGAAAGGCTGCCTTCTGAATTGGACAGTCCTCGACAAATATGCTCTGGATCTTGGGGTTTCTCTTGCCATCAATCTGGAAAAACCTCAGATGTTTGTCCAGGCCAGCAACAAGCATCAGCTGACCATTCCTATGAAACTGCACTGAATTGATAGGACCACTGGAAGGATCCTGGGCATTCGCATCAACAAGCCTCGAGTAGTCCAGCATGCCAGGCAGGAGCTTAGCAGTACCCTTGACGACAAGCTCATCATTGTTCCGAAGCATATTGTCGACTCCACCTTCTTCCTCATCGGAGTCACCATCACGGAGAGGAGCCTTCCGGTCCATATCCGCCCAGCCAGTGAAAGGGTTCAGCTTGGCGTGGTGACCGCGCAGCCTAGCCTCATACTCCTTGCCCGAGATCACGCGCTCATCAGCCTCCTTCCTCagcttcctcagcctcgcaacctTGAGGATGTCCACCTGGGTGCTATCCTCCTCCTCATCCACCCAGGCGGGCTTCCTCCCCTTATCAAGCACCTCATCCTCACTGCCCAGGTCCTCCTCATAAACAGGCAGGTCGTCGTCGGCAGACCGGTCCACGGAGAACAACTTAGCATCATCCTGGCCACGAGCCGGCACAGCCTCGGTGCCGAACTCGAGCGGGGTGTAGATGTTGCCGAACAGAGAGCTCTCCAGCCGCCTCATCTCATCGGCCTCCTGGCCCTGCCTGGCCTCCAgcgccttcttcttcttcctccggtCCTTCCTGCGATCCTCCGGCCTGGGCTTCTTCCCAGCCTCTGCATCCGAGGCGACGGGGGAATCCATGGTCTCTTCATCGCTGCTGCTGCTGTCGTCCTTCTCCAGCCGGCGCTTCGGGAGCGCGTTCTGGGATATCAGGCTCGTCATGGCGCGGGGAACCCTGcggagaacaccggcggattagACGGCGCTACCAATCCCAGCGACAAATGCGCAGTTTTGAACCAGGGGCGGATCCGCGAGCTGTGAAGGCCAGCGGGATTGGACGAATCGCTGGAAGAAAACAGGATAGCGAGCTTCGTACCTCGGAAGTCAGCGGCCAAAGACTGCGGacggggtggcggcggcggcggcggcggcgggagagGCCGTGGTGATTGGGGAGGGGAGTGGGGGGTTGGGGTGTCGACGGTGACGGCGGCGGTGGCACAGCGGGGGGTTTGGAGAGATTTTAGGGCTATCGACTGCGACCTGGCAGGCCGCTTGCCCAGATTGGGCCCCAAACAAGCCCGCCACCTGCGAACGCAGCCCAGCCCATCAGGGCCTAAAAAAAACTGCTCCTAAAAAAAAGAATAATTAAGCAATACCCCAGAAAGAAAAGCCCTGAAGTCTGCCTAAATTTCAGTACTGTAATAGGGAGGAAAAAAAAAGGAACTGTCACCTTGCGCTCTCGCCGCCTcgcccagcgccgccgcccgcccgccgccTCTCCCGCCGGCCACCGCTTCAATCCCGCCGTCCGCCGCCCGTGCCTGCCTCCACCGCGCCCTTTCCCGAAACTTCACCGGCGTTCCCCAACCTCCGCCGAGCGCCTTCGCCCTGCCCTAGCCCTTCCCGAACCCGGACGACTGACGGCGGCGCTCCGGTCAGGCGCCGGGAGATATGGTGAGTCCCCTATCATCTGTTGCTTCACATCATGCTTCTCCTTGCCAATTTAGGGCCGCACGTCGGGGGAAGGGGGGAGTTGCGGCGTTATATGATCCAATGCCCAAGTGCTAGATCGCATTTCATCAAATTCCCCAGATAATAATCCTGTCAAGATCATCGTTCCTTTTGCAATTGTACTGTTGTTTCGTTGTTATGTGCAAATTACCTGTTGGAAGTTGGAACCTTGGAGTATTTTGGACATGTTTTCTTCACTGACCTCTTGTGGATTGCAGTACTGTACTTGTTTAGGATGTGATTGGTTTGTTTTTAAGACAGTAAAGTTAGCACTAGGGTTCAATGTACAAAAGACAGGCCTTTCTTGCAATGGATTAGTTTCCCTTTCACTTGGGTATGTTTCCCTGAACCCGGGGATTAGCCCAGTTTGTGCCTTTGTAGGGTTTGTTTACATGGCTTACATACGGGCATGGAGCACTATGAGTAAAGCAGATAATTCCCTGACC comes from the Triticum urartu cultivar G1812 unplaced genomic scaffold, Tu2.1 TuUngrouped_contig_293, whole genome shotgun sequence genome and includes:
- the LOC125527120 gene encoding U3 small nucleolar RNA-associated protein 18 homolog, with protein sequence MTSLISQNALPKRRLEKDDSSSSDEETMDSPVASDAEAGKKPRPEDRRKDRRKKKKALEARQGQEADEMRRLESSLFGNIYTPLEFGTEAVPARGQDDAKLFSVDRSADDDLPVYEEDLGSEDEVLDKGRKPAWVDEEEDSTQVDILKVARLRKLRKEADERVISGKEYEARLRGHHAKLNPFTGWADMDRKAPLRDGDSDEEEGGVDNMLRNNDELVVKGTAKLLPGMLDYSRLVDANAQDPSSGPINSVQFHRNGQLMLVAGLDKHLRFFQIDGKRNPKIQSIFVEDCPIQKAAFLPDGSEVILSGRRKFFYSFDLVKAAVSKIGPLTGREEKSLESFEISPDSRTIAFIGNEGYILLISSKTKQLIGTLKMNGNVRSLAFADGGNQLLSSGGDGHVYHWDLRTRKCMHKSVDEGSLSGLSLCTSQDSSYFATGSSSGIVNVYKRDEFLGGKRKPLKTIENLTTETGQMKFNHDAQILAISSGKDRNGMRLVHVPSFTVYQNWPGPRFSLQYPRCLDFSPGSGFLSVGHAGGKVLLYKLHHYQNA